In Tursiops truncatus isolate mTurTru1 chromosome 19, mTurTru1.mat.Y, whole genome shotgun sequence, a genomic segment contains:
- the CAPNS1 gene encoding calpain small subunit 1 codes for MFLVNSFLKGGGGGGGGGGLGGGLGNVLGGLISGGGGGGGGGGGGGGGGGGGGGTAMRILGGVISAISEAAAQYNPEPPPPRTHYSNIEANESEEVRQFRRLFAQLAGEDMEVSATELMNILNKVVTRHPDLKTDGFGIDTCRSMVAVMDSDTTGKLGFEEFKYLWNNIKKWQTIYKQFDIDCSGTIGSSELPGAFEAAGFHLNEHLYNMIIRRYSDEEGNMDFDNFISCLVRLDAMFRAFKSLDKDGTGQIQVNIQEWLQLTMYS; via the exons ATGTTCCTGGTTAACTCGTTCCTGAAGGGTGGAGGAGGCGGCGGGGGAGGCGGGGGCCTGGGCGGGGGCCTAGGGAATGTGCTCGGAGGCCTGatcagcggcggcggcggcggcggcggcggcggcggcggaggaggcggcggcggcggtggcggtggcggaACTGCCATGCGCATCCTGGGCGGGGTCATTAGCGCCATTAG TGAGGCGGCTGCGCAGTACAACCCAGAGCCCCCG CCCCCTCGCACCCATTACTCCAACATCGAGGCCAATGAGAGTGAGGAGGTCCGGCAGTTCCGGAGGCTCTTTGCCCAGCTGGCTGGAGAG GACATGGAGGTCAGTGCCACAGAACTCATGAACATTCTCAACAAAGTCGTGACCCGAC ATCCTGATCTGAAGACTGATGGTTTTGGCATTGACACATGTCGCAGCATGGTGGCTGTTATGGAT AGTGACACGACCGGCAAGCTGGGCTTCGAGGAATTCAAGTACTTGTGGAACAACATCAAGAAGTGGCAG ACCATATACAAACAGTTTGACATTGACTGTTCAGGGACCATTGGCAGCAGTGAACTCCCGGGGGCCTTTGAGGCAGCAG GATTCCACCTGAATGAGCATCTCTACAACATGATCATCCGACGCTACTCAGATGAGGAAGGGAACATGGATTTTGACAACTTCATCAGCTGCCTGGTCAGACTGGATGCCATGTTCC GTGCCTTTAAATCTCTTGACAAAGATGGCACTGGACAAATCCAGGTGAACATCCAGGAG